From the Paenibacillus sp. R14(2021) genome, the window GGATTATCAAAGAAATGGATTCTCATCTATGCCATCAGCTCATACACGGCATTATTACTTCGATACTGAAAGGCTATTATGTACAGAAATACCCGCTGAACGATATTCAGATTCAACAAATGCTGGAGGCCTCGTGGAAAGCGGTCCTCGTCTAATAACAGCCCTTTTGACCGGCAGCGGTCTGAGCGGGCTGTTTTTTTGTGGATTTCTCTTGTAAGCTTCGGTTCAAATTTAGAATATTAATTCCGAAACCGTTCAAACAATCGATTTAAGGATGGAATGAATTTTCCGGTATATATCAGTTTTAACGCAAAAACCCCGTATGCTTCTTGCTTGTTCCACACGAACTATGGTGCTCTGAACAGAAATATCAAAGCACATGTCTGAATTAATACATGTATTGGATAAATCTTCATGGAATATTCATTCCGAAAATCCATTGACGTAGTTCAACCAAAGAGCTATACTCACTATGGAACAAACATTCCAAACATTTTCGAGGAGGTCATGATACATGTCTAAAGTATGGCTCATCACAGGAAGTTCCCGAGGGTTTGGCCGCAGTCTTGCAGAAGCGGTGTTGGCTAAAGGAGATCAACTCGTCGCAACGGCCCGCAAAACCGAACAGCTTGCCGATCTCGAAGAGCGCTACGGCAGCCAAGTCCGCCTCGTACAACTGGACGTCAATCGATACGAGCAGGCGGAAGCAGCCATCCAAGCCGCTTTCGAAACATTTGGACGGTTAGATGTCCTTGTGAATAATGCAGGTTATGGCAATGTCTCTTCTATCGAAGAAACGTCAATGGACGACTTCCGCGCTCAAGTGGAAACAAACCTATGGGGCGTCATAAACGTCACGAAAGCTGCGCTGCCATTGCTGAGAGAGCAGGGTCATGGTCATATCGTACAATTCTCTTCCATCGGCGGCCGGACCGGCGCACCGGGTCTTGCTCCATATCAAGCGGCCAAATGGGCCGTGGAAGGCTTCTCCGAGGTACTGTCCAAAGAAGTCAGCCCGCTAGGGTTAAAGGTCACATTGATTGAACCGGGCGGTTTCCGTACCGATTGGGCAGGCTCCTCCATGCAGCATATTGAGCCGAGCGACGCGTACAAGGATACGGTCGGCGGCTTGCTGAAGCATCTGCGCGATGTTACCGGCAAGGAGAATGGCGATCCAAGCAAAGCCGCTCAAGCGATCATCGCGATCGTCAATGAGGATAACCCGCCGCTTCGTTTGCTGCTCGGAAGCGATGCGGTCGCGATCGCAAACGCGGTTGATACAGGGAAATTGGCGGAAACGAAACGTTGGGCGAAGCTCAGCATCTCAACGGACTTCGAAGCGAAAGCATTGGATCCGGAAGTAACGCGCATGTATGACGAGTTTGAGGACGAGTAAGCAGGAGCCGCAAGTGCGTGAACGCGGCCTAATGGGTTAACCGCTTCAACCAAACGCAGAAAGAAGGTGCATCATTGCAAATAACCGCGAGAATTTCGTTATTATCGATGGCTGTTGTTACTACCTTCGGAACGATGATGGCCGCGCCGGCAGTTAAGCTGCTGACCGTGGCTTTCCCGGATACGAACGCGCTGCTCGTGCAGTGGGTTGTAACGATGTCATCCTTGTTTATCTTGCCGACGTTATTCATGGCAGGCAGGCTCGGCAGGCGATTTAACCGCAAATCCATCTTAATTGCAGGCTTACTCATGTACATCGTTGGGTGCGTCGGCCGGCATTCATGCATTCGTTTGACATGATTTTAGTCTTCAGGGCGATCTTGGGCTTAAGCATTGGCCTGATCTCGCCAACGTTCAACACGCTCATTGCGGAGAATTTCCAGGGCAATGAAAGATCGCGGATGAACGGCTTGCAGAC encodes:
- a CDS encoding oxidoreductase, with amino-acid sequence MSKVWLITGSSRGFGRSLAEAVLAKGDQLVATARKTEQLADLEERYGSQVRLVQLDVNRYEQAEAAIQAAFETFGRLDVLVNNAGYGNVSSIEETSMDDFRAQVETNLWGVINVTKAALPLLREQGHGHIVQFSSIGGRTGAPGLAPYQAAKWAVEGFSEVLSKEVSPLGLKVTLIEPGGFRTDWAGSSMQHIEPSDAYKDTVGGLLKHLRDVTGKENGDPSKAAQAIIAIVNEDNPPLRLLLGSDAVAIANAVDTGKLAETKRWAKLSISTDFEAKALDPEVTRMYDEFEDE